The proteins below are encoded in one region of Halalkalicoccus jeotgali B3:
- a CDS encoding thiamine pyrophosphate-dependent dehydrogenase E1 component subunit alpha, with amino-acid sequence MYRVIDDHPLAATDIDEERARALYRDMVRARRFDERAIALQRRGWMSGYPPFAGQEASQVGAAHAMAERDWLVPTYRQNATQIARGVPMSDLFRFRRGHPEFASDHDLPTLPQTVPIASQLPHAVGLGMAIDYRDDEGAVLCCFGDGATSEGDFHEALNFAGVFSTPTVFFCENNGWAISLPQERQTASDSIAIKADAYGITGTRVDGNDPLAVYAVVREALSKAREGEPVLIESLTYRRGAHTTSDDPSRYRSEDAADLPEWRTADPLERYETYLREEGLLDGAFVEGVEADADEELRGAVERAESGSEARPEAVFDTVFKEVPPRLARQRDWLLEHARKHDSGRPDR; translated from the coding sequence ATGTATCGCGTTATCGACGACCATCCCCTCGCCGCGACCGACATCGACGAGGAGCGCGCGCGGGCACTCTACCGGGACATGGTTCGCGCGAGGCGCTTCGACGAGCGCGCGATAGCGCTCCAGCGCCGCGGTTGGATGAGCGGTTATCCGCCCTTCGCGGGCCAGGAGGCCTCGCAGGTCGGCGCGGCCCACGCCATGGCCGAACGCGACTGGCTGGTGCCGACCTACCGACAGAACGCCACCCAAATCGCCCGCGGCGTCCCGATGAGCGACCTGTTTCGCTTTCGGCGGGGCCATCCCGAGTTCGCATCCGATCACGACCTCCCGACGCTTCCCCAGACGGTTCCGATCGCCTCCCAGCTCCCCCACGCGGTCGGTCTGGGGATGGCGATCGACTATCGGGACGACGAGGGGGCGGTGCTGTGTTGTTTCGGGGACGGCGCGACCAGCGAGGGGGACTTCCACGAGGCGCTGAACTTCGCGGGCGTGTTCTCGACACCGACGGTCTTCTTCTGTGAGAACAACGGGTGGGCGATCTCCCTTCCCCAAGAACGCCAGACCGCAAGCGACTCCATCGCGATCAAGGCCGACGCCTATGGCATCACCGGCACGCGAGTCGACGGCAACGACCCGCTCGCGGTCTACGCCGTCGTTCGTGAAGCCCTCTCGAAGGCCCGGGAGGGCGAACCGGTGCTCATCGAGAGTCTGACATACCGCCGGGGCGCCCACACCACCAGCGACGACCCCTCGCGCTATCGCAGTGAGGACGCGGCGGACCTCCCCGAGTGGCGCACGGCCGATCCCCTCGAACGCTACGAGACGTACCTCCGCGAAGAAGGACTCCTCGACGGGGCGTTCGTCGAGGGGGTCGAGGCGGACGCCGACGAGGAGCTCCGGGGGGCGGTCGAACGGGCCGAGTCGGGGTCCGAAGCTCGCCCGGAAGCGGTGTTCGATACCGTCTTCAAGGAGGTCCCGCCCCGACTGGCGAGACAGCGCGACTGGCTGCTCGAACACGCTCGAAAACACGATTCAGGACGTCCGGACCGATAG
- a CDS encoding Lrp/AsnC family transcriptional regulator has translation MVHAFVMVKTDAGKAEATVDAAREVAAIVEAHIVAGDYDVIAEVDTEEVYDVLHTASTELQGLDGVAETKTYISLD, from the coding sequence ATGGTTCACGCATTCGTGATGGTGAAGACGGACGCCGGGAAGGCCGAGGCGACGGTCGACGCCGCCCGTGAGGTCGCGGCGATCGTGGAGGCACACATCGTCGCGGGGGACTACGACGTCATCGCCGAGGTCGATACCGAGGAGGTCTACGACGTGTTACACACGGCCTCCACGGAGCTGCAGGGCCTCGACGGCGTCGCCGAGACCAAGACCTATATCTCGCTCGATTGA